The sequence below is a genomic window from Brooklawnia cerclae.
GGGTGGGCGGATCGTCCTTCAGCGCCTGGAGCTGCTCCAGGGTGCCCGCCGCGACGATCTGCCCCGAGCCGTTGAAGTTCGCCGGGGTGAGCCCGTACTGCGCGATTCGGGCGAGCACCTCGTCGGGATCACCGGCGATGACCGCCGACATACCGGTCGGCCGGACCGCTGCCGCAGCCGCCATACCCTGTCCGCGTTCGCGGACGAAGACCATCGCGGCTTCAGGATTCAGGACACCGGTGAGGGCCGCGGCCGCGATCTCGCCGACACTGTGACCGGCCACGAACCCCGCGGCGCCCCAGGACACCGGGTCGCCCCCCGCGAGCTCGTGGGCCACCGCGATCGCCGAGGCCACCAGCAGCGGCTGTGCGACGGCCGTGTCGCGGATGGTGTCGGCATCGGCCTGCGTCCCGTAGTGGGCGAGGTCGAGACCGCTCACCGCCGACAGCCAGGCGACGCGGTCGCTGAAGGAGCCGATTTCCAGCCAACTCGACCAGAAGCCGACGGTCTGGGCACCCTGACCGGGCGCGACTATGGAAAGCACCCCCCCATCGTGCCCCGGGGGCCATCCGGGATGTCCCGGGCGCTGGAACGAAATCGGGCGGGTGACATTGTGTGCTCCCTACAAAGCGGGTGCCGGTCGCATGTGGGACGACCGGGTGCCCGTCGTGGGGAGCCCCCGGATGCTCCGGTCGGTGCCGGGCCGTCGGGTCAGGTGTCCTGGAGCCGTCCGATCGTCAGGGCGAGGCGCAGCACATAGGCGTCGCGGGGATCCGACGGCGAGTGCCCGGTGACCTCGGCGATGCGTTTGAGCCGGTAGCGGACGGTGTTGGGATGGACGAACAGTGCCCGCGCGGTCGCCTCGACCGAGCCCCCGTGGTCGAGGAAGCTCACGCAGGTGACGAGCAGGTCGCCGCCGGCTTCGGCGAGCGGGGTGTACACGGAGTCGACGAGCTCGCGCCGAGCGCGGCCGTTGCCCGCGAGCACCCGCTCGGGCAGCAGGTCGCGGGTGGTGAGCACTCGCGGTCCCTCGGGCCAGGCCGAGGCCGATCGGGAGCCGGACATCGCGGCTCTCGCCGACTCCGAGGCCCGCGACAGGCCGGGGACCGCCGGCCCGACGACGATGCGTCCGGGGCCGAAGTGTGGTGCCAACGCGGTGAGCCATCCCACGGTGGCACCGTCGTCGGTCGGTGCGTCCGGCGAGACGGGGGAGAGCACGGTCACTAGGCGATCCCCGTGGACGGCGGCCATGGCCAGCAACCCGAGCTTGTCCGCAGTGCGGCGAAGCGCGGCCAGGTCGCCGCCCGGGACGCTGCCCACTGCCACCACCACAGCGGATCTCGTCTGCCAGCCGAGGGTGGACGCTCTGGACAGCAGTTCGTCATGGGAGTCGGAACGGACGATCGCGTCCACGACCTGGGACTCGACCCGTTCGTCCCAGGTGACGCGTAGCTCGGCGGCGTGGGCGTACACCTCGGCGGAGGCGAACGCGATCTCGCGGGAGTAGTGGAGGATCGCGGTCTGCAGCGCAGGACGATCACCCCGCGGCATGAGCAGGCCGATCTGGGCCTCGACGACGTCGATGGTGGTGCGGATGAGGTCGACGGTCTGGTGCAGCGTGACCTTGCGGGTCAGCGCCCGCGGGGCCACGTTGAAGATGGACCCGGGGCCGACCTCGGAGTCGGTGTCGTCGGCGAACCACCGGACGAAGCCGTTGATGCCGTTGCTGGCGACGACGCTGATCCAGGACCGCTCCTCGGCACCCAGCTCCGAGTACCAGGGGTGGCGTGCCTCCATCTCGGCGATGACGGCTGTGGTCATCCGGCCGGCCTGCGCAGCGAGTCTCTTGGCCATGGCTGTGCGGGTCCGGGTGACGGGAACCAGGGCCCTCCCTGTGCCGGGCGCAGGCTTGGACATGGGGCGTCAGTCCTCCTCGCGTTGTCGACGGGACGCGGGCTCCACTCTAGGACCAGCCCGTGCCGAACCGGTCTCCTACAGGCTCTCGCCGAGCTCGCGAGCCTTGTCGAGGGCCTCTGCCATGATCTCCTCGGCGCGGTCGGGTTCGTGATCCATGCCCTCGGCGGTCAGTTCCTCGTAGCGGCAGCCGAGGAAGGTGAACATCGCCCGCAGGTACTTGCAGGCGGGGTCCTCGCCGTTGAAATGCCCGCCGCTGGCCTGCAGGTGAACCACCGTGCGGCCGCCGGCCAGCCCTTCGGCCTCGCCCTTCTCGTTGTAGCGGAAGGTGACGCCCGCGCGGCAGACGGTGTCGATCCAGGCCTTCAGCCGCGTGGGGATGGACAGGTTCCACAGGGGGTTGGCCACGACGACGACGTCGGCGCTCAGGAACTGCATGGTGTAGTTCTCGAAGAGCGTGAGCTTCGCCTGCTGCGTCGGGGTCAGGTGGATGAACGCCTCACCGCTGCGCAGGGCATCCCAGCCGGTGATGAGGTCGATGTCGATCTCCGGGACGGCGGCGTTGTACAGGTTGATGTCCTCCACGAGGGCGTCGGGGTGCTTCGCGCGGAAGCCCTCGATGAAGGTATCAACCATGCGCATGCTCCGCGAGCGTGTGGAGTCGAGCGGGTGTGCGCGAACGACAAGCAGTTTCATGTGATCTCCTCAACCAGATGAGCGGATGTGCGAAGATGTCGCCGCGGGCGCGGGGCTTCGGACGCGAGGACGCAGCGTGGCGAGCGGTCGACAGACCGCCCGCCACGTCGTTGTTGGGGCCAGCCGTTGTGGTTCAGCGCTTGATCCGGGCGTTGCCCTCCCAGACCGCCCAGATCTGTTCCTCGTCGGCCGGCATGGCGTAGTCGGTGAGGAAGGTGGTGGTGATGGCGCCGGAGGCCCAGCCGAACTGCAGGCACTTCTCGGCCTCCCATCCCTTGATCAGTCCGTAGAGGATGCCGCCGACGGTCGCGTCGCCGCCGCCGATGCGGTCGAGGACGCCGATGTCGCGGGGCTCGGCCACGAAGAACTGGCCGTCCGACCACAGGATGGCGCCCCACAGGTGGTGGTTGGCGTTGACGACCTCGCGCAGGGTGGTAGCGAACACCTGGACGCCGGGGAAGCGCTCGTGAGCGGTGGTGATCATGCCCTTGAAGCCGTCGATCTTGCTGGCGATGCCCTTGCCGCCGGCCTCGGGGCCTTCCAGCCCGAGTGCGAGCTGGAAGTCCTCCTCGTTGCCGATGAGGATGCTGCACAGGCTCGCGATCTCGGTGAAGCCGTCGCGGAGTTCCTGCTCACGTCCCTTCCAGAAGGACGCGCGGAAGTTGAGGTCGAAGCTGATGGCGCTGCCGTACTCCTTCGCCTTGCGCGCGATGGCCAGGCAGAACTGCAGTGTGCTCGGCGACAGGGCGGCGATCAGGCCCGACATGTGGACGATCTTGGCGCCCTCGGAGCCGAAGATGCGGTCGAGGTCGAAGTCCTTCGCGTCCAGGAGCAGGCCGACCTCGCCGGCGCGGTCGTTCCAGACGCGGGCGCCGCGGTTCCCGTAGCCGGAGTCGGCGATGTTGAACTGGTGACGGTGGCCCCAGGCGCCACCCTGCTCGACCTCGGGCCCCTCGTAGTCCATGAACCTCGACGAGAGGTTGGACTTGATCATCATCGCAACGGGGCTGCCCTTCACGAAGTTGGTGAGGATCTTCACCGGCTGCCCCAGGAAACTCGAGACCGAGCCGACGTTGCTCTCGGCCGAGGTGACCTGCATGAGGAAGCGGTTGGCCGCTTGGACGGGCTGGCCGTCCTCGGGGCTGATGCGGATGCCCATGCTGGTCGGGATGACCAATGACCAACGGGCGTCTTCGCGGAGATCCATGTAACTGCCTTTCGTGCTTGTGCCAGGGTCGGGGCCGATGGCGCCAGCGCCCTGCTTCGAGCGGACACGCGACAGCCTAATCGTTGACGACGGCCTTGGACACGGCTGTTGCATCTCGCGGCAGCCTGTTGCCCATTGACAGCGTTCTCAGCGAAACGCTTGAGTTCGAGGGAAGATGGATGGGATCGGCGGCGTTGCAATGGTGACCGCCTTACAACCGAAAGGATGCAGCGTGATTCCTCGCGAGCAACCCGGCCCCCTGCTCAATGGCCTGCCAACGAACCTTCCAGACACGGATCCGGACGAGACCAGCGAGTGGTTGGAATCATTCGACGGGCTGATCGACGCGGGCGGACGGAACCGGGCGCGCTACGTCATGCTGAAGCTTAACGAACGCGCTCGGGAGAAGCAGGTCGGGGTACCCTCACTGGTCTCGACCGACTTCGTCAACACCATTCCGAAGTCGAGGGAAGTGGAGTACCCCGGCGACCGCGACCTCGAACAGCAGGTGCGCCACATGCTCCGCTGGAACGCCGCGGTGCAGGTGCACAGGCAGCAGCGGCCCG
It includes:
- a CDS encoding acyltransferase domain-containing protein, translating into MLSIVAPGQGAQTVGFWSSWLEIGSFSDRVAWLSAVSGLDLAHYGTQADADTIRDTAVAQPLLVASAIAVAHELAGGDPVSWGAAGFVAGHSVGEIAAAALTGVLNPEAAMVFVRERGQGMAAAAAVRPTGMSAVIAGDPDEVLARIAQYGLTPANFNGSGQIVAAGTLEQLQALKDDPPTRARVIPLQVAGAFHTVHMAPAVEHLALLARSIQPNDPTVALASNRDGQVVTSGADYLRRLVDQVSNPVRWDLVMQTMAARGVTGILELAPAGTLTGIAKRNLKGVELFNLNTPDQLDDARAFCERHAN
- a CDS encoding sugar kinase; amino-acid sequence: MDLREDARWSLVIPTSMGIRISPEDGQPVQAANRFLMQVTSAESNVGSVSSFLGQPVKILTNFVKGSPVAMMIKSNLSSRFMDYEGPEVEQGGAWGHRHQFNIADSGYGNRGARVWNDRAGEVGLLLDAKDFDLDRIFGSEGAKIVHMSGLIAALSPSTLQFCLAIARKAKEYGSAISFDLNFRASFWKGREQELRDGFTEIASLCSILIGNEEDFQLALGLEGPEAGGKGIASKIDGFKGMITTAHERFPGVQVFATTLREVVNANHHLWGAILWSDGQFFVAEPRDIGVLDRIGGGDATVGGILYGLIKGWEAEKCLQFGWASGAITTTFLTDYAMPADEEQIWAVWEGNARIKR
- a CDS encoding FMN-dependent NADH-azoreductase — its product is MKLLVVRAHPLDSTRSRSMRMVDTFIEGFRAKHPDALVEDINLYNAAVPEIDIDLITGWDALRSGEAFIHLTPTQQAKLTLFENYTMQFLSADVVVVANPLWNLSIPTRLKAWIDTVCRAGVTFRYNEKGEAEGLAGGRTVVHLQASGGHFNGEDPACKYLRAMFTFLGCRYEELTAEGMDHEPDRAEEIMAEALDKARELGESL
- a CDS encoding PucR family transcriptional regulator, which produces MSKPAPGTGRALVPVTRTRTAMAKRLAAQAGRMTTAVIAEMEARHPWYSELGAEERSWISVVASNGINGFVRWFADDTDSEVGPGSIFNVAPRALTRKVTLHQTVDLIRTTIDVVEAQIGLLMPRGDRPALQTAILHYSREIAFASAEVYAHAAELRVTWDERVESQVVDAIVRSDSHDELLSRASTLGWQTRSAVVVAVGSVPGGDLAALRRTADKLGLLAMAAVHGDRLVTVLSPVSPDAPTDDGATVGWLTALAPHFGPGRIVVGPAVPGLSRASESARAAMSGSRSASAWPEGPRVLTTRDLLPERVLAGNGRARRELVDSVYTPLAEAGGDLLVTCVSFLDHGGSVEATARALFVHPNTVRYRLKRIAEVTGHSPSDPRDAYVLRLALTIGRLQDT